The DNA region GGTCATCCGTGACTTCACTGAGGTGGGTGTCCAAGCCACCTGTAGATCCCTCACGGTACACCGTCAGGCGAGCCACCTCGGAGGCGTCCTGCGGCCAACAACGCCGGAATCCCGAAGGAAGAGCCGACTCCCCCAAACCCTAACCGCCTTAACCTGCTGTATGACTTCGCCTTCTCACAGTCCGAGCAGCCACGTGCTTCTCCACGAATCTTCCGGTCAAGAGATAGTCCGTGCCGGAGAGGAGCCGCATCGAAGGGAACCGCCATCCCCGCAAATAACTCCGCCGTCAATCGAACTTTCTCACAACACCCGTACAAACCCTAACAGTCCCGATGCCTAGCTTGCAGAATCCAGATCTGTCACTCCGTCGTCCTCAAAAGAGAGAGCACAGCCTTCAATCTGACGAGCCACCAGGACTGTCGAGGTTCTCCTAGGGATCCGCCGCATCAGGGATCCATCCGAACGAGAGAGAGGGAGAAACACCACCGGTGACACCGAGCCGTCGGATGTTCCGTCTTTAAGCTCAGAATCCGTAGAAGGGGAGGGTGGGAGGCGGCGTCACGGTCCGACGAAGCCGGAGACCGGAGCTCCTCCACCCAAAATGCGATTTGATTTTTCTAGATCTAGAGAGAAAGCGCGTGAATAGCACTGCCTCTCAAAGGCCCGTTCAGCCTTACAGGTTACGTCTTCTTAAGATGTCAagtttactattattattattattattattattattattattattattatttattattattattattattattattatcgaTTATTCAATGTTAATTTGAGACCTTCCCTTTCGGGACTAAGGTGTGACAACAATGTTGTGATCTCTGTCTTTGTCTTCCTCTTGGTTGTTTTATTTGTCCTTGTCGTCATCTTCGCTACCACTTTTAAGGGAGATGAGGTTCATAGCATCCATTTCAGCAACAACTTTAGAATCAAAAGAAAGGAGTAAAGGAGCACCAATGGGATCATCATTAGATTCAAGAGATGTGATATCAACTGACTATTCCATTGGAATATCATCAGCGGCTGTTTGACatgataaaaacaataaatattaatatttggaaAACCAAAACTGGAAGCAAACTCGCGACACTAGAAACTCTATTGCCCTTTTGGGGAGGCAGATCAACGTCCAACGGCTGATGAGGAGGATTATTGTTGGATATTATCATTGTTGCATGGGCGCCACCTGAACTTTCCACCATCTCCTGAGTCGCATCATTCGGGATTGGAATCGGATGGATAATCTTGAAAAATAAGTAACACAAAGACAACAAACATTTagttttatcatatattaataaatatcacGTGCAGAGATCaatattaaacttattaaacaCATTGTATACCTGTGAAGAAGAGTTAGTGAACATATTTGGAGATTGCAACGATGGAGAGAGAGTATTGAATCCTGGAGATGCTACTCTAATAGGAGAATGAACAAGATTCGGGGTCCTTAAAGAATTAGAAAATGGCCTGAGGCATTCCATATCGAGCGGTGGAATATCTCTTCCTATCCTTGCAGACACTCTTTCAAAGATACCACCAGATCGTCGTTCAGACTGAGGATCAGTTCTTAAGTTGGTTTGAGACGAGGTCTCGCTGATCAGGTTTATACCATTGTCGTTTTGATTATAATCACTCATTTTTGTTGGGGAGAAAACCCTGAAATATTAACAAAAGCCGCATAAAAAAACAAGATCGTTGAAAGCATAATAACTATTTGGAATTCAAGTAATGTTATGTAAAGGTGATATAATTTCGGAgatcttaaataaaataatgaataatttatttatagatgTAAAGGAAAAACCGTTTTCTTCAAACGAAACTAGGTAATGTGTGTGCTGAATAGAAGGGAGGTGACGCCTTCTTATAGTAACACTCAGCCATTTCGTTTTGGTAAAAGTTTTACCTGGTCAAACTTTTGTAAATGGTAACGATTTCATGTGGTCAAACTTTGGTCATCCAAGTGTCAGCAATTTTTAAAGAGGTTTTAATTAACATTTActtcttttttagtttttatgaaaGGTCGATACTTCGGTCCTGTTTCattaaaaaattaccaaaaactAAGCATGCAGGTTTGGTTAATTCAGACTATTCAGTTCCTGCCGTTCATTTTTCGGTtaatttggtttaaaatacattaCTGAATTAACCAGAAAtatagtttggttcggttttgaAAATcctaccaattttttttattactgatAGATATCggtttaattttgttaaacttTCATATTAGGTCGGCTGGGTATTGAATATTTAGTTAGTATAGTTCTAGTTTTGGTATAGTTATAATTCTTTTAAGAAGAAAACCAAAGTAACCGATTGTCGaacaaaacataaatgaaaTCGAAGGTTCTTAGGAAACCTACAATATTGAACCAAACTTCTGGAcgaccaaaccaaaattttggtCTGGTTTAGgaagttcggtttggttcaaaATATCAGGCCTACCAAAAACTAACATGCACATGCATGGTATAATATCTGGTGCTGATAAAAGAGCTATTTGCTGGTATGATATTTTTGAGATCTATACATATGGGAAACCTACATGCGCATGCATGGTATAATACATTTACAGAGTGGATTTAACCTCTAgctgaatattttttaaagacttCTAgagtaatttaatatatttttgtttatatatatgtattatttctATGACTATTATACACAGCAAGTTCATGTCTTCTACAATTCTGATAAGTTATAGAAATTCATGTTATTAAACGTGAAATAATTGTTAAATCAAGCACAATCATTTACCCAACACAAACCATGGAGGAATGGAATCacattttttggtttagttccTGAACTGGACCGAGTTGtattttttatcttactcattaAACACTAATATTTATCctaaatatatatgtgtgtgcctGTAGTGAATGTTAGAATCATAATCAAGCCAGAAATATGATATTCATTCAGATAAACTTATTGACAAGTTAACCAGCCACAAAAACTCTACAACTATATCACAAGCTTAACAACTAGAATCAGCGTCTACTTACTCTTCTAGATCTTACCATTTAGTGAAATGACTGGGTGTTCAGATAGGATGTGGGCAAGCAAGGGAGAAATCTGCAAAGATCTTTGAGACATTAAAACAcgattcattttttttcttgatgaTGTTTGGGAGAAAGTTGATCTTGCACTATAGGAAATGTGGTTATTAATAGCGGCCGCTAAACACTATTAGTTTCTTATCATAGTGTTTCCTTAAACGCTCTCACAGCACCCGTTATAATAGGTCCGACACTTTCTATAGTGGATCTGTCGTATGCTATAGTTAAGTAATCAACGATAGTGTCGTTATCTATGCAATTGTTAAATCTTATAATAacactagggtcggcccgccctacgggcgggatataatatacttgtaatttaaattattattttttatataattttgtaatttgtgTTTTAGGCTCACATTTGCAAAAGGTGCGTATAagatatactattttattaatttaagttGTTGGTTAGTTTGTTTGTtagtaatttttgttttgattttttcttttatgacaTTACTCTAATTGTGTTGTTATGTCATTCTcagttgaataaataaattgtatttaacAACTAATATATATGACCTTTTTGAGGTTCTCGCCAGCCGTAAGGCTTTTACATAATTTCCCAAAAACAAAATCTCAATTTTGGTGAGAAACTGACAATCAAAAAATTATCCATCCAGCTGGGTTGCATATATGTTAGACAAAATCAGTCTTATTTCTTAAGTTTATTGTTCGGTGATACTTGGTTTTGGTAAAATAAGCTCTATTGTTTGTTGGGAACAAATATAAGCATTTCTGTACCATTTCTTGCTTGATTTTAACTCATAAACATAGGATTTCATATTATGGGGGAAAGAAATACATAATGGTTTCTATGTTCCATTCAAGATCAGTTACCAAAATGTCTTTGTTGTCAAGATTTGGATGACCCATTAGTAGAAATTGGTACTATTTCTATTTTCATTACCgaaatactaaaatttttacATGGCTTGCAGAGATTTTAAATCTAtttactagatcatgacccgcgcgaccgcgcggattttattttttatttttaatacataacATATAATCTATAATAGTTAATACAATTTGGAGTTTGTCCTTTTCACATAATGTGGCTTTATATAATTTCGAGTTTTCtcattgtttaagaaaaatgttaaaactgttttttttctattaatagtttttcattggtgtattagagatataacTTTACGgtgaaaacactaatataatatcaaacaatactatttggttttgacattgtgcTTTTTGGAAGTTTTTTCTGAATGTTTTGTGAATGTCCAATGATGAATAGGAAGGCAAGTACTTGTACACACATTTTAGTGGGAGgaaatgaatattttctaacctattaagttagatataataaatacaaaatatattgacaccgagattttaggtatagtagaataaacttggagaagagggttttccatattcatattttttcaaatctggcaatttgattgtcaatatttgattgtaaccgagattttaagtatagtagactcaacttggtgaagaggttttccaataatcaatttttttttaaaagtataaattgatgtttttgaaataagaacatcaattattatgtatattctatttagtgtatattcaaagCAAACCTCGATTATTTGAGCATAAATTctgatatctttagtattgagtttcaaaagttATGTATCAAGCTACTTAAATTTAAGggaatttaaagattcatcagtatttgatgccaaataattgttttttaatccGATATTGTAGGTTGagagttatttggttaattgaatcaaCTGGTTTAGTTGTATAATGACTGGCTAAAGATTCGtgtaatatttgtaattttttgttaacctactcgtgtaataatattatatttttaataacatgtgtaatatttatttttatttctatctattattatttttatttttaagaactcagactcgtgtaatatttatattggagatatttattgtattcatttgactaaaAGAGAAGGATAGTTATAATTGTACTATgactataatataaatatgataatgtgaaTATAATCTAACGAAAAGAatagatatttttgtttaatagatgtaTATAATGTAAGATATAGATCTTATagtggagttaaatgatagatGGTTGATATTTAActctttaaggaaatattttaatgaaagattagactaaaaataataatgttatgtccaacttaaaaatccacctagaagaagttataatgtttctgttttaataagatagatatagcgtaaactatgtatttattttgcgcatttctgtatatttttattagttaaatattattgtatagaaattttcatttttagtcattttagtttttaaatttttattatataagttaGGAAGATATTTACAAccaaataaattgaaatataatctCTTATATAATTTTCAACAACCTGACGTAGAATTTACGTTTTGACACATGAACACTTACCATTAATTGGCATCGTTAATTTTCTGTTatttacttaatttattttgttttacataaaatttgatttttataataaatatgaGCAGGTATAGATTATCGGCTGTAAAATACATTTATGAGATAATAGtctttatttagaaatatatggtTATATAGTATGAATGAATTATATATGTTGATAGTTCATCGTAAAGTATTCATATATCATTAAACATTATAACATATTTTCCTGTattttctcatatatatattttctctttaaagATTAGATCTCGCTGATGGTATATAAATTTGGTAGTATGACACTACATATTACCTTAggaaataaaatacaatatgtacatattgtaaattttggCGTTTAGTTGAGAAATTAAAATGggtcttcatttttattttagaaatataaattggTGATATACTCAAATCTTGTAATagtttactaattttttttacaatacgTGTTCATATATTTGTAGACTAATGCGATTAccattattttgtgtttttcttttcaatgcGGAGAAAAATGATTTACTTCACAAAGAATGTTAAACATTattcactttattttttctgtaatgaatataattttttgctATATTAGctgatttgttattttcatgtTAGCTAGTAGATTTGTTATCTCTGAAGTTTTATATGCATTAACACTGTTTTTTTACCAAACCTAGTAATAGTCCATTTTGAACTTATaaaaagaattatcttattttcttttatctgGGTTGGTTTTTGTATCagaaatattgtttttatttgtcaGATACAAAAATTACACCTAAATCTcctattaataaaaatatagaatttaaCGACATATTAAATCGTCTGGTCAGGCAAACGGATTTATCTTTTTCGTAACGTCTCATCCCACAACACATACAAAAAAATGCCTAAGACCAATTTTCCCTTTAGGAAAGCACAACTGTAAACAATATATAGATTGAACTTATAATTCTTAATTTCTTAATCtataaacataaattagaataattgaatgtcagttttttcttttgaacacaTGAGTATCACTTTTTCTATTAACCCGTTTTGCTTGAAACCAAGGAAGCCCCCATTTTTCTGGTAGTTGTCCATAAGAGAATTTGATGACTTCGTCTGCAGATGTATAAATATAAGTTTTCTAGTAAAAGAAAGCACATCAGTCACTATGGTCGCAGTAGCTTAACCAGCCAAAACACCAGGCCTGCCAATTGTACACACCCAAAAAGACATTACATCTTAGTGACATTTTTTGGATAAAATGCAAAATAACCCAAAAAGTGGAACTAACCTTTTTGCTCCCGACAGGGAGTTGATGGACATTGTTTTTTTCCTTGTCCACTCGATTCAGTCTTTTCTTGTTCCCACAACAATACCTCGTGTATCACCACCATGTCCAAGAATTCAAACGTGTTTGTGAGTGGCAGGAAGAAGATGATAACCAAGATGAGAACTGAGTAAAAATCTTAGCAGCAGCCAGCTACACCATTCCTAGGAGACAGTGATTTTCTgcatagcaaaaaaaaaacatgagatatATATACTATAGTATTCAAGAAATAAGAAAAGTAGCTACTAGTGGTAAATACATATGTTACGATATCAAATCTTTACCTTGTAACATAGCATAGACTTCATGATTACTCTCCATGTTGTTTCTTGTCTGTTCATTAGTGAGACCTTGTCCTGCATCACATGACGTCCTCATCTACTATCACTTGAGAGAACGCATCACATGTAAATCAGGTAAGTTAATTGGCTTCTTCAATAAAGCGACGATTCTCTTCCAAGCTCGGCTAAGTAGCGAACCTTCATTGATTTCAGGCAGTAAATGGATTCGTGAGTTCAAAATCAGAGAATAACAGAAAAACTGGTTATAAAAGGAGAGAAGGCCTTACCGATGCCATTCCGATGCTAAGATCTCCAAGGCTATGTTCTCTTTCAGATATTGCCTCAATCAACTACACGTCAGCTGAGTAACCCGACTTGGAGGAGCAGCGTCCGGACTTCTAATCAGAAAGGAGAATCAATGAGTTAGCCATTTCAAGGGAAAGTAGATAAGCTTTGGTGTTTTGAAGGATTGAAATGATGATGTCCAACGAAAAGATACTAACCTTTATATAGGTGTAGATACACCGACTTGCAAGGGGTAAACCCGCATTCAATGTCAGATTGTGCTTCACGTCGGTCTTTGGAGTTAAGAAAACGATAAAGGCGAGATAGATCTTTAACTCTGAGCGTTTCAATAAATTAGAAGAGAACACAGAGCGACgcaagagaagataaagaaacaGATTTGTCATATCCATGTGAGTCAGCGAAATACCTCGACACTCCATCGTTTTCGTTTCAGAGCACATAGAAAAAGCTTTGGCGTCGTATACGGAAGAAGAAACGAGACCCTAGAAACATTGTCTGGCTCATGAAAATGATATGGGCCTTTCAATATTGGGCTCCAGTCTATAACAAAACGCAGCAACCAACAATCTAATACGCATGTCCCATTAATGAAACGCAGCACTTTGGCAACGTGGACAGGTGTTGCGTCCAGGATGCTTGACTTGATGATGTGGATGAACAGGAGAGAAAGAACATTTATATCTATCTATTATTACTATAAAAGAGAGTTGGTTCTCTCATGACACGTCAGCTGCCACATCAGAAATTCGAGCTTCGAGCGCGTGACACGTGTCCAGATACGCAAAACGCTTCGTTTCACTTAATCTATAATGTCGTGGGCTTTGTTAGCGTGCTTTGTGTATGGGCCATGAAAATTAAATATGCGGCCCGATAGAGTAGATGTCTCATCTAACCCTAATCGGCTGCAGACAAGAAACGAAGGTCGTCTCTCACCATCCTCGACGGCGACTCCATGCCGTTTGCTCTTCTACTCACAATCTCAAACGTTCCGAGTAAAGGCTTCGTTATTAATTCCATTGATTCACTCCCCCCACTATGTGTTATGGTTATTAGAAGCTATGGTGCTAGAAACTTGGTATTTCTCCGTCGCTATTCAGGGAGCTGCAGAGCGATTCTGACGAAACCCAAGGAGATGGTCAATGGTAtggtttcttattttttcttaaaacaatcAATTGAATGATTGCTCTGTTTCGTTTGGTTAAGTAATTGAATGATTGCTCTTTTTCAACTCTGGAGTTTTATGGTTTATGATAAGAATGATGATGATTGTGCAGGTCTTGGTGAAGATAAACAGTGATGATCGATCTGAGGCAAGAGTCAAAAAAAGCCGATATCTTTGGAGAATATGTTTGAGGTAGTGGCTAATGATCTACAGAGTCTGAACGGCAATCTTCTCTCGGTTAGTACTTAGTACCTCGGTATCATTTTTACTTCTACATCGTGTCTTAAAACGAGAGCTTTAGTGTTAAATGTAAATgccttttctatttttatagatTGTTGGTGCAGAAAACCCGGTTTTCTGATATCTGCGGCTGAGAAAATATTCAACGCTGGTGGTAAGAAAACGAGAGCTTTAGTATTTATGTGTATGGTCTGAAGCAGTTATAACTAACTTCACAAGTGACCAGGCAAGTAGCTTATGAAACCACAAAGCTAGAATATCTTTTTTCTTACCAAAGATGGTTTGGTGCAGGTTAACTACTTCCCTTCAAGGTATAACCCGGTTCGCCATGCAGAGAAGTATCCAACTCCACCTGCAGTCTGCTATGGAAAACGTGAGAGGGTTAGTAATCAACTGAAACTTTTATTCAACTCTGTAATCAAGAAAACATATGATCTAAAAGTTCAAAATATGTTCGCAGTTTATTATTGAGAAGGAGAACAACTTCAAAGAGCCTAGAGATATATATTGTTCCTTCACACCAGAGAGGTACACatcgtttttaatattttctttttggtgaTACTCAATACATTTATATGTTTACTGTTTTATGATTGGTTTCTACTTCAGGCAAGAATGTTTCATCGGTCGATGGATTGATGCTCTATCAGACCCTCCCATCACACATAAAATCCGCAGCATCTGTATATCTTACTGGTCCCAGgtatataatatgaaaatttctTTTTACTGTCATTCTATATTTCCTTGAGCCTTAAACAGTTAAACAAATTTGCGAagatttttaaacatttttgaattataaCATTTTTGACACTGATTGGCTAACGATGTGTGAACCAGGCTGATAAGTCACTGGGACATAAGCTGGCAAGCCGTCTGAACGTGAGACCAAGCATTTAAAACGAGTGAACCAGATGCTCGATTGGTCGTTGTGTGGTTCCAACAGACAAGAGAAGAAAGATGTGAAGAGATCAGATGTGCCatgataatattattgttttaagaCCAGATGGGAAGAGATAGATGTGGATCTTGTGTGTTaacatctaaactattaaaggggAAGTACATTTTGTACTTAGCCCTGACTTTTCCACAAAAATTACCAACCTATGCCACTCTTCAAAACACTGTAGTTTTATATATTGATGTCCCATTAATTTTGTAAACCAAAAACGTTTAATACACCAAACCCTTCCATTAATTTCGCAAGCCAAAATAAATACCCCATCGCGAGATCTTAACAAAATATTCCCAGTACTTGGAAACAAAATAACTATCAAAGATTTTTTCCTATTTCTACGATGTCAATATAATGAAAAcagatatttattaattaaaacaaTCAGCATATTCTTTCATTTAAACTTGCAAAACTCATATTCCTTAAATGTACTGTATATATtcgatttttaattattgtataatTAAAACGGAACCTGCATATTCTGTTTTGATTTTGCGTGACCATCAAAACTACCAAAAGATTGCGATTTATCCTGTTAAACCTAATCACATTACCAAGTATATATATAGCTCACCTTTCATGCTTGAAAAACATATCGACGGAACCCACAAAAAAACATGTCTACGGTTACAACTTTTGTCCCTCTCACCAAACTAAAGCCTTACAAAGACAACTGGGGCGTTCGAATGAAGTGCTTGCATTCATGGAAGCAaaagacaccttatggaggggGTTCCTTTGAGATGATTTTCACTGATGAATGGGTAACgtttagtttatagttttttcTAATAATTATAGTTCTTTGCTTTACTTCATTCCAACATGAACGTTTTTATAGGGTAACAAGATCCAGGCTACTTGCAAACGTACCCTCATGTACCGAGTTTAACGTGACTTGCTGAGAGGGGAATGGGGAGTTATTGAACTCggcaaaatataaaaaagtaaattagAAGACAGGTCTTCAATACTCAATTAAATTTCATTCAAGAAACTCAGAATCTTTATGCCAAAATCTGAAAGCTAACCAAATATCTATCTTCTACAGTTAGTAGAGTgaagaaatgaaacaaaaaaataaaggagACTATTTACCATTTCTTACCGATCAGAGTAATGCAAGACTTTTTCCCTGTTCTTCAAACTGGAGCCGTCTCTGTGTATCCCATCGAAACCTATTGCTAATCCAGAGCTTAGTTGGTCTctgcaaaatataaaaaaatgtaaattattataCAGGTCTTCAATACTCGAGTAAATTTCATTCAACAAACTCAGAATCTTTATGCCAAAATCTGAAAGCTAATCAAATCTCTATCTTCTACAGATACTAGAGTGAAGAAATTAactttatctttttgttttgttgaaagCAGGCGATTCTAATATGCCCATCACAATTTTAGCCGACCACTCTGTCCATTATGTATGCAATGTCCATTTTTGTTCTTCTATTTTGAAAATTCCTATATCTGCAAGTAAACACAATATAACATAAGACCCATACGACGATTAAGATGAGACCCTTATCTTGAATTGTGAATCTTCAATTCTGATTACAATATCAAAAAAACCTTGAGATTTATATAgaagaaaaattaaacaataagaTTTACCTTTCTCTAATGAAACACTTGTGTAAGAAAGAAAGCTTCCTTGAAACCGTGAATCTACAGATCGAAGATAACTATCAATATATCATAATCAAAACATAACAGCGAGATCATTAAAAACAATTCAAGATTGACCAAAATCCAAACCTTTCTTTGCTAGCAGAATCGATGTTTTGTTAGAAAAAACTGATCAGAAGAGGGTGTGAATCTAGAAGAAACGATAGCTaaggagaaaaggaaaaaaattagaCGATCTACTTTTTCCTAGAGAGATGAAAAGTCAATTCTTTTTTTACttggaaacataaaaaaaaaaacagtttgttccctgaaaaaaattataacagaACCCTAAAGAATCTTCGATGAAACATTGTTCGTATGAGCCAAAATCAATATTGTTATTAAAGCCCAAATTGTATCACGATATTGGGCTTCCAAAATcacaatttattttcatttggttctttgtttttttacttaAGGAAATAAACTGAAGAttattaaattatgtaaaaaaattattatactaactAACATAGATTTTGTCATtgtaaaattagtaaatatattgcataatattatttactatttaataaacatttttttgagAGTATAGACtatgaaaaatatatgatacACTACATTGCACATATCATAAAACTTTAAGATAATATAAACACCATTCAAACTGAAAAGAGAAATTTTTTTGTACATATTATAATATGGAACTCATTTTATATTCAAACACTTTAGATAATATTTACACCATACAaactgaaaaaagaaaatgttttatacatattataatatGGAACTCAtcttatgtaaaattatataacacatgaatgaaaaattaaaaagaaaaataaagaaaaatatgtcacccgcgcgggcgcgcgggtcaGAGGCTAGTTATTGTTTTaagaccaaaacaaaaaaaaacttcggTTGTGTTGTGACCTTGGtcttatctatttttttcttcagtaGGCACGACACCGAGTAACATATGCTACTGCTAGGGATTTTTgccatc from Raphanus sativus cultivar WK10039 chromosome 8, ASM80110v3, whole genome shotgun sequence includes:
- the LOC108820103 gene encoding probable WRKY transcription factor 10, with the protein product MSDYNQNDNGINLISETSSQTNLRTDPQSERRSGGIFERVSARIGRDIPPLDMECLRPFSNSLRTPNLVHSPIRVASPGFNTLSPSLQSPNMFTNSSSQIIHPIPIPNDATQEMVESSGGAHATMIISNNNPPHQPLDVDLPPQKGNRSVDITSLESNDDPIGAPLLLSFDSKVVAEMDAMNLISLKSGSEDDDKDK
- the LOC130499055 gene encoding catalase-2-like — encoded protein: MPFALLLTISNVPSKGFVINSIDSLPPLCVMVIRSYGARNLVFLRRYSGSCRAILTKPKEMVNDCWCRKPGFLISAAEKIFNAGGKKTRALNIFFLTKDGLVQVNYFPSRYNPVRHAEKYPTPPAVCYGKRERFIIEKENNFKEPRDIYCSFTPERQECFIGRWIDALSDPPITHKIRSICISYWSQADKSLGHKLASRLNVRPSI